A genome region from Chengkuizengella sp. SCS-71B includes the following:
- a CDS encoding efflux RND transporter periplasmic adaptor subunit, giving the protein MKKSLGILLALLVVAGCSAGGGPQSGSPQDMVNVPKVAVEIETIKNGDIQESKKLIGNIESASEIEVFPDMTGELVTLQVKNGDQVEAGQIIAILDGENQKDSLQLEQKSVESAKQQLENAKLTRAQAAQRLQDAQSSEEGNSSTDLDLENLTIALEDARTNRERLERLYEEGAVSLQDLERARQQETQAEISLKKAQLNTGSNIEQLQLDLEKAEVGVQQSQISLDQAQLRLSQAEQNVEDTTVYAPISGVVEGLNFEVRENVSTQQPLLTITNVSEFIITTQITAEQKRLVPLGTEVEVHSSMKDGYKAEMIYVAPTRNDIGLFDAELRFIETDNQLTTGEVVQLVFSNTLVEDEVVVPTHAIIQKGNDAYVFLAKEGKAIKKNVEILSMQSEWTAVKGDLKAGEDLIVNGHKLVSDGMLLLLPGEQHSNNDTPSEEKTADEEITSSDGKIDDETNSEQGKSDDNAAAGGGN; this is encoded by the coding sequence ATGAAAAAAAGTCTCGGAATTTTATTAGCATTGTTGGTGGTTGCTGGTTGTTCAGCAGGAGGTGGTCCTCAAAGTGGTTCCCCTCAGGATATGGTGAATGTACCCAAAGTAGCTGTTGAGATTGAAACCATCAAAAATGGGGATATACAAGAAAGTAAAAAATTAATTGGGAACATTGAATCTGCATCAGAAATTGAGGTTTTTCCAGATATGACTGGGGAATTAGTGACTCTCCAAGTAAAAAATGGAGATCAAGTTGAAGCGGGTCAAATCATAGCTATCTTGGATGGGGAAAATCAAAAGGATAGTTTACAACTTGAACAAAAATCAGTTGAAAGTGCAAAACAGCAATTGGAAAATGCAAAACTTACGAGAGCGCAGGCAGCTCAAAGATTGCAAGATGCACAATCTAGTGAGGAAGGGAATTCTTCAACTGATTTAGATTTAGAGAATTTAACAATTGCTTTGGAAGATGCAAGGACAAATCGAGAAAGACTCGAACGTTTATATGAAGAAGGGGCTGTTTCGTTACAGGATCTAGAAAGAGCACGCCAACAAGAAACACAAGCAGAAATTTCACTCAAAAAGGCACAGTTGAATACAGGCAGTAATATTGAACAATTACAATTAGATTTAGAAAAAGCAGAGGTTGGAGTACAGCAAAGCCAAATCTCATTAGATCAAGCTCAATTAAGATTATCGCAAGCTGAACAGAATGTGGAAGATACTACTGTATATGCACCTATTTCTGGTGTAGTAGAGGGCTTGAATTTTGAAGTGAGAGAAAATGTATCAACTCAACAACCTTTATTGACGATAACAAACGTATCTGAATTTATTATTACTACGCAAATTACCGCTGAACAAAAAAGACTAGTACCACTTGGAACAGAAGTTGAAGTACATTCATCAATGAAAGATGGATATAAAGCAGAAATGATTTATGTAGCCCCAACGAGAAATGATATTGGTTTATTTGATGCGGAACTGCGTTTCATTGAAACAGATAATCAATTAACAACAGGTGAAGTTGTACAGCTTGTTTTCAGTAATACGTTAGTGGAAGATGAAGTTGTAGTTCCCACTCATGCGATTATTCAAAAAGGGAATGATGCTTACGTATTTCTAGCAAAAGAAGGTAAGGCTATTAAAAAAAATGTAGAAATTTTAAGTATGCAATCAGAATGGACTGCAGTTAAAGGTGATCTTAAGGCAGGAGAAGATCTTATTGTTAATGGACATAAGTTAGTTTCTGATGGAATGCTCTTATTGTTGCCAGGTGAACAGCATTCAAATAACGATACTCCTTCAGAAGAAAAAACTGCCGATGAAGAAATAACTTCGTCTGATGGAAAAATTGATGATGAAACAAATTCTGAGCAAGGAAAATCTGATGATAATGCAGCCGCTGGAGGTGGCAATTAA
- a CDS encoding TolC family protein: MKKRILIVCLALAIPAMTALASETVRLSVSGAVDEILEKDTSLEKFDLDEVKLTSAANAFMGSFSDELEELQEVQQEYAEHSTQWGVEYKAYSMLYNYLKLEETVKLQEENLAITNKDENIVGMKYDEGLASKQDLIQAEMSVSNAKLSLESTKQNLKSLKYELNQMLDQDLLTTLHIDELGDITRLKSSEYNAEKIADQMKLGHESLAYYRFVMDTYEEIIEEAEELTGYGSYAGQISKLEAEVAELEVQIAILEAGLPDGDPPSEELILLRGLKEEKSVLIPYFQNLANNDRRKAKDDIPEYYEQEKDKAQLDLFDQMDLLELKAYQFADEFEISHLKLNTLEDNVKKQEELYKMQQVRFEEGFMTATDLEKSRVGVLNAKVELLNAEIDYALLKEEFELFKEGFLP, encoded by the coding sequence ATGAAAAAAAGAATTTTGATCGTTTGCTTAGCTTTAGCAATTCCAGCAATGACAGCACTAGCAAGTGAAACAGTCAGACTATCTGTTTCTGGAGCGGTGGATGAAATCCTAGAAAAGGATACAAGCCTAGAAAAATTTGATTTAGATGAAGTCAAACTAACTAGTGCAGCAAATGCCTTTATGGGTAGTTTCTCTGATGAGTTGGAAGAATTACAGGAAGTTCAGCAGGAATATGCTGAACATTCTACTCAGTGGGGAGTTGAATATAAAGCTTATTCAATGCTTTACAATTATTTAAAATTGGAAGAAACAGTGAAATTGCAAGAAGAGAATTTAGCAATTACTAATAAAGATGAAAATATCGTAGGCATGAAATATGATGAGGGATTAGCTTCAAAACAAGATCTTATTCAAGCCGAGATGAGTGTATCCAATGCTAAACTTTCTTTAGAATCTACTAAACAAAATTTAAAATCTTTAAAATATGAATTGAATCAAATGTTGGATCAGGATTTATTAACTACGTTACACATCGATGAATTAGGTGATATAACACGTTTAAAGTCTTCTGAATATAACGCTGAAAAGATTGCTGATCAAATGAAACTTGGTCATGAATCTCTTGCGTATTATCGCTTTGTAATGGACACGTATGAAGAAATTATTGAAGAAGCAGAGGAGCTAACGGGTTATGGCAGTTATGCTGGGCAAATAAGTAAATTAGAAGCTGAGGTTGCAGAATTAGAAGTACAGATTGCGATTTTAGAAGCAGGTTTGCCTGATGGCGATCCTCCATCTGAAGAATTAATTTTACTAAGAGGATTAAAAGAGGAAAAATCAGTATTAATACCGTACTTTCAAAACTTAGCAAATAACGACAGAAGAAAAGCAAAAGACGATATCCCAGAATATTACGAACAAGAAAAAGACAAAGCTCAGTTAGATTTGTTTGATCAAATGGATTTATTAGAACTAAAAGCTTATCAATTTGCAGATGAGTTTGAAATTTCTCATTTAAAATTAAATACGCTAGAAGATAATGTGAAAAAGCAAGAAGAATTATATAAAATGCAGCAGGTACGCTTTGAAGAAGGCTTTATGACAGCTACAGACTTAGAAAAAAGTCGTGTAGGTGTATTAAATGCAAAAGTAGAATTACTGAATGCAGAAATTGATTACGCATTATTAAAAGAAGAGTTTGAATTATTTAAAGAAGGATTTCTACCGTAG
- a CDS encoding TIGR04053 family radical SAM/SPASM domain-containing protein, which translates to MINRDYHKNPFIVIWELTRACGLKCLHCRAEAQYKRDPRELSLEEGKKLIDQIYDMDNPLLVFTGGDPLERDDVYDIAEYAIQKGVRVSMTPSATPNVTTEAIKKAKEIGLSRWAFSLDGPNASIHDHFRGTNGSFDLTMRAIETMNELKLPLQINTVVSRYNLDVLEDMARLVEELNCVLWSVFFLVPTGRGKNSDMITPDQHEEVFQWLYELSNKAPFDIKTTAAQHYRRVVIQNKQKEKNSRKDNIHYSQSIRSGLTGTIDGLGRAPKGVNDGNGFVFISHIGDVYPSGLLPVKAGNVRESSLSEIYRESKIFKQLRDPNQYKGKCGVCDFRFVCGGSRSRAYAMTGDYLESEPYCTYIPPKYSVGQR; encoded by the coding sequence ATGATCAATCGTGATTATCATAAAAATCCGTTTATTGTTATTTGGGAACTAACAAGAGCTTGTGGATTAAAATGTTTGCATTGTCGTGCAGAAGCACAATATAAAAGAGATCCTAGAGAGCTTTCACTAGAGGAAGGGAAAAAATTAATCGATCAAATTTACGATATGGACAATCCTTTATTAGTTTTTACAGGAGGAGATCCACTAGAAAGAGATGATGTATATGACATAGCAGAATATGCTATTCAAAAAGGTGTAAGAGTATCAATGACACCTAGTGCAACCCCAAATGTGACAACAGAAGCTATAAAAAAAGCAAAAGAAATTGGCTTATCACGATGGGCGTTTAGCTTAGATGGTCCCAATGCAAGTATCCATGATCATTTTAGAGGGACAAATGGTTCTTTTGATTTAACTATGAGAGCGATTGAAACAATGAATGAACTAAAACTACCACTTCAAATCAATACTGTTGTTTCAAGGTATAATTTAGATGTATTAGAAGATATGGCTCGATTAGTTGAGGAATTAAATTGTGTCTTATGGAGTGTATTCTTCTTAGTGCCAACGGGTAGAGGGAAGAATTCTGATATGATCACACCAGATCAACATGAAGAGGTTTTCCAATGGTTATATGAATTAAGTAATAAAGCACCTTTTGATATAAAAACAACAGCAGCCCAGCATTATCGCAGAGTTGTAATTCAGAATAAACAAAAGGAAAAAAATAGTCGAAAGGATAACATCCATTATTCCCAATCCATAAGGAGTGGACTGACAGGCACAATAGATGGTTTAGGACGAGCTCCTAAGGGTGTAAATGACGGGAATGGATTTGTTTTTATCTCTCATATTGGTGATGTATATCCTAGTGGATTATTACCTGTAAAAGCTGGAAATGTAAGAGAAAGTTCGCTATCAGAAATTTATCGTGAATCTAAAATTTTTAAACAATTACGTGATCCTAACCAATATAAAGGAAAGTGTGGGGTTTGTGATTTTCGATTTGTATGTGGGGGCTCTCGGTCTAGAGCTTATGCCATGACTGGAGATTATTTGGAAAGTGAACCATATTGTACTTATATTCCCCCAAAATATAGTGTAGGTCAACGTTAA
- a CDS encoding mechanosensitive ion channel family protein produces MKFLENINPENINIWEQFQTWEFWREQLLFLTEKSLILLLIIGLTWVALKARTLIIRRVFNITRLDEKKEETLKSLLHSLTRYVIFIISILMILDNLGLDVAPIIAGAGVLGLAVGFGAQTLVKDLITGFFIIFEDQFSVGDYVSINNGEINGTIVDVGLRATKIRTWGQHSVVIQNSEIRTSQNYNRERMRAIINVTVPYEIDPSEIEQAINEVSNELIMNQKHLFLLDDKGEVMEAPQLYGITDVENNALGAKYTVISMVKDVHYWTAAKEIRKGLLKQLNKSGIQISYPRRIERHENGFEGFSDL; encoded by the coding sequence ATGAAATTTCTAGAAAATATTAACCCTGAAAACATCAATATTTGGGAGCAATTTCAAACATGGGAATTTTGGAGGGAACAACTATTATTTTTAACTGAAAAATCACTTATTTTATTATTAATAATTGGACTGACTTGGGTTGCTTTAAAAGCTAGGACTTTAATCATCCGAAGAGTATTTAATATTACTAGATTAGATGAAAAAAAAGAAGAGACTTTAAAATCATTACTTCATTCACTTACTAGATATGTGATATTTATAATTTCAATACTTATGATTTTAGACAATTTGGGTCTAGATGTCGCTCCTATCATTGCTGGAGCTGGAGTACTCGGCTTAGCAGTTGGTTTTGGTGCACAAACGTTAGTAAAAGATTTAATCACAGGATTTTTTATCATTTTTGAAGATCAATTCTCAGTTGGTGATTATGTTTCCATAAATAATGGTGAAATAAATGGAACTATCGTAGATGTAGGGCTTCGTGCTACCAAAATACGAACATGGGGACAGCATTCTGTTGTTATTCAAAACTCTGAAATTAGAACAAGTCAAAACTATAATCGTGAACGAATGCGTGCAATCATTAATGTGACCGTACCTTATGAAATAGATCCGTCAGAAATTGAACAAGCTATCAATGAAGTATCCAATGAACTTATAATGAATCAGAAACATTTATTTCTCCTAGATGATAAAGGAGAAGTCATGGAAGCTCCTCAATTGTATGGAATTACAGATGTTGAAAACAATGCGTTAGGTGCAAAATATACTGTCATTAGTATGGTTAAAGATGTTCATTATTGGACAGCAGCTAAAGAAATTCGTAAAGGATTGCTAAAGCAATTAAACAAAAGTGGAATTCAAATCTCCTATCCTCGACGTATTGAAAGACATGAAAATGGTTTTGAAGGTTTTAGCGACTTATAA
- the pepF gene encoding oligoendopeptidase F, with amino-acid sequence MSEVLKRIDVSEENKWKLEDIFKNQKTWDEEYKEVQKKVQEIKKFQGKLSDADNIKKCFALEDEISLHTERLYVYANMKHHEDTTESTYQALSDKAQKLSVEINGSLSFITPEILSLSDEQLKKFIDNPELSDYKRTLEEMLRQKAHILSQSEEAILAQVGSLSQAPQNIFGMLNNADMTFPKIKNDKGEEVELTHGNYIQFLESDNQEVRKNAFKAMYETYSRHKNTIGATLNANINKNNFYAKTRKYPSILNMALYGDNIPKEVYTNLIDTIHEHLPLMHRYMELRKKLLKVDELHMYDLFSPLVDEFRMEITFEEAKKKVAESLKPLGEDYLAILNDGFNNGWIDVYENKGKRSGAYSWGAYGTHPYVLLNHKDNLNSMFTLTHEMGHAIHSYLSDEKQKYRDAQYTIFLAEVASTLNEALLMDHLLKNTSDEKEKLYLLTYYADQFRTTVFRQTMFAEFEKIIHEKAEAGESLTPQDLSEIYYDLNVKYHGDGMTVDKDIEMEWARIPHFYSSFYVFKYATGFSAATSFSKQILDEGQPAVDRYKGFLKSGGSDYSINILKRAGVDMSSPEPIRQAMSVFEEVISEMEKLSQ; translated from the coding sequence ATGAGTGAAGTATTAAAAAGAATTGATGTTTCAGAAGAAAACAAATGGAAATTAGAGGATATATTCAAAAACCAAAAAACTTGGGATGAAGAATACAAAGAAGTTCAAAAGAAAGTACAAGAAATTAAAAAATTTCAAGGAAAACTATCAGATGCCGATAACATAAAAAAATGTTTTGCTCTGGAAGATGAGATCTCATTACATACAGAAAGACTTTATGTTTATGCCAACATGAAACACCATGAAGATACAACTGAATCTACCTATCAAGCCTTGTCTGATAAGGCACAAAAATTAAGCGTAGAAATTAATGGCTCACTGTCCTTTATTACCCCGGAAATATTAAGTTTATCTGATGAACAATTAAAAAAGTTTATTGACAACCCTGAGTTAAGTGATTATAAACGAACGTTAGAAGAAATGTTACGTCAAAAAGCACATATTCTTTCACAATCGGAAGAAGCCATATTAGCTCAAGTTGGAAGCTTATCTCAGGCACCTCAAAACATTTTTGGTATGTTAAACAATGCGGATATGACATTCCCTAAAATTAAAAATGATAAAGGGGAAGAAGTGGAGCTCACACATGGAAATTATATTCAATTCCTAGAAAGTGACAATCAAGAAGTTCGTAAAAACGCGTTTAAAGCAATGTACGAAACTTACAGTCGACATAAAAATACGATTGGCGCAACTTTAAATGCAAATATCAATAAAAATAACTTTTATGCAAAAACTAGGAAATACCCTTCTATTTTAAATATGGCACTATATGGAGATAACATTCCAAAAGAAGTTTATACGAATCTAATTGATACAATACATGAGCACTTACCTTTAATGCATCGTTACATGGAGTTACGTAAGAAATTATTAAAAGTAGATGAGCTGCATATGTATGATTTGTTTTCTCCTCTTGTGGATGAGTTTAGAATGGAAATCACTTTTGAAGAAGCCAAGAAAAAAGTCGCTGAAAGCCTAAAACCATTAGGTGAAGACTACTTAGCTATATTGAATGATGGATTTAATAACGGATGGATTGATGTTTATGAAAACAAAGGAAAGAGAAGTGGTGCCTATAGTTGGGGTGCATACGGCACTCATCCTTATGTACTTTTAAATCATAAAGACAACCTAAACAGTATGTTTACTTTAACACATGAAATGGGTCATGCCATTCATTCGTATTTATCAGATGAAAAACAAAAATATCGTGATGCGCAATATACGATATTTTTGGCTGAAGTAGCTTCTACTTTAAATGAAGCACTACTTATGGATCACTTATTGAAAAATACATCAGACGAAAAAGAAAAATTGTATTTACTTACTTATTATGCAGATCAATTTAGAACAACGGTGTTCAGACAAACGATGTTTGCTGAATTTGAAAAAATTATCCATGAGAAAGCGGAAGCTGGGGAATCATTAACTCCACAAGATTTAAGTGAAATTTATTACGATCTAAATGTAAAATATCATGGTGATGGGATGACTGTAGATAAAGATATCGAAATGGAATGGGCACGTATTCCGCATTTTTATTCCAGCTTTTATGTTTTTAAATATGCAACTGGGTTCTCGGCAGCAACAAGCTTTTCAAAACAAATATTAGATGAAGGCCAACCTGCCGTGGATCGATACAAAGGTTTCTTAAAAAGTGGTGGCAGCGATTATTCCATCAACATTTTGAAACGTGCCGGTGTGGATATGTCCTCTCCTGAGCCGATTCGTCAAGCGATGAGTGTGTTTGAGGAAGTGATTTCAGAGATGGAGAAACTAAGTCAATAA
- a CDS encoding efflux RND transporter permease subunit: MHLIKTAVQRPVSVIMLVICVLIIGTISLRNIPIDLFPEVEVNVVTVQASYSGVSPQEMEKLVTRPLEEQIASLNGVESINSQSSAGLSFILVEFATSIDFDQAVTDLQEKINKAALPDDVDTPNVLKFDINSQPIIYLGLTGKDTTTLESIADDLSANFEKLEGVASVDITGGTDREIQITLDPILLEQYNLTATDVVNSIRNKNSASTVGDVLQGDTEVQVRVDGEYDTLDEIRNTAIPLQNGTTISVEDVGVLEDTISDVQSQSKINSEPAVILSISKQSGTNTIEISNLILAEVESIQNDLSEGVELEVVFDTSTFIRDSISGVVVSLLAGGFFAILVLLFFLRSIRATAVIALSIPFAIISTFILVDRFDQTLNIITLSGLALGIGMMVDSSIVILENIVKYRQNGMEPKEAAIKGGSELISAVIASTTTTVVVFVPLMIIDAGILSQIFLPLAMVVAFALLAALLVSLTLVPMLAAGFLKTNAHEKLAKEAKWLQFINQIYNKLLRWSLKRRWIVVLSTFIIIVGSLFSIALLNITTFPSSGQNQIQLSAEFDNGVEFSVVQEYGDQIDKVLSKYEDNIDIQYTELSSTSITAIILLIDESEREINNADISEAIQDDLNSSIVGIEVKAVQQMSSVGGSDSDINVSISGPEQDVLETLTDQVDLLLSGIPSIENIEVPGLSGQPQLTVTVNDELAGQYNLSQGQIMGQLNETFKGSTATKFRENGDEFDVIVQLPESERETIESLNAFLLTTPTGGHVPLISVSTIDQTLGPVSIQRVDQKQEYSVTADIVEGADVREVTAQVDQVLSQIPVPKGYDVTTGGIQADFNESAVDLLLILALAIFLVYTVMAVQFESFSYPFIVMFSLPTTIVGVIFGLLVTGTELSFPALIGLIVLSGIVVNNAIVLIDYVNQLKRRGKERNEAIIEAGKSRLRPILMTSFTTALGMLPIALGIGEGSETQQPIGVVVIFGLLVSMAFTLLLIPVMYTIIDDVSRKFTGFFRRKNKSTEPKDQSVVSS, encoded by the coding sequence ATGCATCTTATAAAAACAGCGGTACAGCGTCCAGTTAGTGTCATTATGCTGGTCATCTGCGTACTGATTATTGGAACAATTTCTTTACGTAATATTCCAATTGATCTTTTTCCAGAAGTTGAAGTGAATGTAGTGACAGTTCAAGCTTCATATAGCGGCGTATCTCCACAAGAGATGGAGAAACTCGTTACAAGACCATTAGAGGAGCAAATTGCATCATTAAATGGAGTTGAATCTATAAACTCACAGTCAAGTGCAGGCCTCTCTTTTATTCTTGTTGAGTTTGCTACAAGCATTGATTTTGATCAAGCTGTTACAGATTTGCAGGAAAAGATAAATAAAGCGGCACTACCTGATGATGTAGATACACCTAATGTTTTAAAGTTTGATATTAATAGTCAACCCATTATTTATTTAGGGTTAACAGGCAAGGACACTACTACATTAGAAAGTATTGCTGACGATTTATCTGCTAATTTTGAGAAGCTAGAAGGGGTTGCATCGGTTGATATTACAGGTGGGACAGATCGAGAAATTCAAATCACACTTGATCCGATTTTACTTGAGCAGTATAACTTAACTGCAACAGATGTAGTCAATTCGATAAGAAATAAAAACTCGGCTTCAACTGTTGGAGATGTGTTACAAGGTGATACTGAAGTACAAGTTAGAGTGGATGGAGAATATGACACTTTAGACGAGATTAGAAATACAGCAATACCGCTTCAAAATGGAACAACGATATCAGTGGAGGATGTAGGTGTTTTAGAAGATACAATTAGTGATGTACAATCACAATCAAAAATAAATTCTGAACCTGCAGTTATACTATCTATTTCTAAACAATCAGGAACAAATACCATAGAGATTAGTAACTTAATTCTTGCAGAAGTAGAGAGCATTCAGAATGACCTTAGTGAAGGTGTTGAATTAGAAGTTGTTTTTGATACATCTACTTTTATTAGGGATTCCATAAGTGGTGTTGTTGTAAGTTTATTAGCAGGTGGATTTTTTGCAATCTTAGTATTGCTATTTTTCCTAAGAAGTATTAGAGCAACTGCAGTTATAGCTTTGTCTATTCCATTTGCGATTATTTCTACGTTTATTTTAGTAGATCGTTTTGATCAAACTTTAAATATCATTACTTTATCTGGACTAGCCTTAGGGATAGGTATGATGGTGGATAGCTCTATTGTAATATTGGAGAATATCGTCAAGTACAGGCAAAATGGTATGGAGCCCAAAGAGGCAGCTATTAAAGGTGGCAGTGAATTAATTTCTGCGGTTATCGCATCTACTACTACGACTGTTGTTGTATTTGTACCTTTGATGATTATTGACGCAGGCATCCTATCACAAATATTCCTGCCATTAGCAATGGTTGTTGCCTTTGCATTACTTGCAGCATTACTTGTTTCACTCACATTAGTTCCAATGTTAGCAGCAGGTTTTCTTAAAACGAATGCTCATGAGAAATTAGCAAAAGAAGCGAAATGGTTACAGTTTATAAATCAAATCTATAATAAGCTTCTAAGGTGGAGTTTAAAACGTAGATGGATAGTTGTTTTATCCACTTTTATAATTATAGTCGGTAGTTTATTTTCAATTGCACTATTGAACATCACTACTTTCCCTTCTTCTGGTCAGAATCAAATTCAATTATCTGCCGAATTTGATAACGGCGTAGAATTTTCAGTGGTTCAAGAGTATGGTGATCAAATCGATAAAGTACTGAGCAAATATGAGGATAATATTGATATACAATATACAGAATTAAGTTCTACGAGTATTACTGCAATCATCCTTTTAATAGATGAAAGTGAAAGAGAAATAAATAATGCAGATATATCAGAAGCAATACAAGATGATCTAAATTCATCTATTGTAGGAATTGAAGTGAAGGCTGTACAACAAATGAGTTCAGTTGGTGGATCAGATTCTGATATAAACGTATCGATATCTGGACCAGAACAAGATGTGCTTGAAACATTAACGGATCAAGTGGATCTATTATTATCTGGTATTCCTTCTATTGAAAATATTGAGGTTCCTGGGTTAAGTGGCCAGCCTCAACTTACTGTCACAGTGAACGATGAATTAGCTGGACAGTATAATTTAAGTCAAGGTCAAATTATGGGACAGTTAAATGAGACATTTAAAGGATCAACAGCTACAAAATTCCGTGAAAACGGAGATGAGTTTGATGTTATTGTTCAGCTCCCTGAATCAGAAAGAGAAACGATTGAATCTTTAAATGCATTTTTACTGACTACACCTACTGGTGGACACGTCCCATTGATCTCAGTATCAACGATTGATCAAACGTTAGGACCTGTTTCAATTCAACGTGTAGATCAGAAGCAGGAATATTCTGTTACTGCTGATATTGTTGAAGGAGCAGATGTACGTGAAGTGACTGCACAAGTAGATCAGGTATTATCTCAAATACCAGTACCTAAAGGATATGATGTAACTACTGGTGGGATACAAGCGGACTTTAACGAATCTGCAGTTGATTTATTGCTCATATTAGCACTAGCCATATTCCTAGTTTACACTGTTATGGCTGTACAATTTGAATCATTCTCATATCCATTTATTGTCATGTTTTCATTGCCAACAACAATTGTTGGTGTTATATTTGGACTATTAGTAACTGGCACTGAATTAAGCTTTCCAGCATTGATCGGATTAATTGTTTTATCTGGGATTGTGGTGAATAATGCTATCGTTTTAATTGATTATGTTAATCAATTAAAACGAAGGGGTAAAGAACGGAATGAAGCCATTATTGAAGCAGGGAAAAGTCGTCTGAGACCTATTCTTATGACAAGTTTTACGACCGCATTGGGGATGTTGCCTATTGCATTAGGAATAGGTGAAGGTAGTGAAACACAACAACCAATTGGGGTTGTAGTTATCTTTGGTTTATTAGTCTCAATGGCTTTCACCCTATTATTGATACCAGTTATGTATACAATTATTGATGATGTAAGTCGTAAATTTACTGGATTTTTCCGCAGAAAAAATAAAAGTACAGAACCAAAAGACCAATCAGTAGTGAGTAGTTAA